In a genomic window of Peptoclostridium acidaminophilum DSM 3953:
- a CDS encoding GrdX family protein, translating to MDKLIITNNSLVYEKFNKDIETLYLDKSSLYQLLECVRDLVYMGHSLYTHPLSGSIKPNETPYKSVVISKSKGVLDVESVAIIEKSMDSALRFMKNYPTPPWTENILKDFRIVDLSLIENAVSRMGNI from the coding sequence ATGGACAAACTGATAATAACGAACAACAGCCTTGTATACGAGAAATTCAACAAGGATATTGAAACGCTTTATCTCGACAAAAGCTCTCTTTACCAACTTCTAGAGTGTGTAAGGGACCTTGTTTATATGGGGCACTCGCTTTATACTCATCCCCTCTCGGGAAGCATCAAGCCAAATGAGACTCCATACAAGTCAGTTGTTATAAGCAAGAGTAAGGGCGTTCTTGATGTGGAAAGCGTAGCCATAATCGAAAAGAGCATGGACTCGGCGCTCAGATTCATGAAGAATTATCCCACACCGCCCTGGACTGAGAATATTTTGAAAGACTTCAGAATTGTAGACCTTTCGTTAATCGAAAATGCAGTTAGCAGGATGGGCAACATTTAG
- a CDS encoding sigma-54-dependent transcriptional regulator produces MKSDSSFRILIVDDEDEYRDILKRILEINAYDADTAVSGQDALVKIKKDEYDLVLSDLIMPGMDGVELLGEIKKIKKDIEVILVTGYGSIENAVEAMRKGAFSYFVKGNAPEELLGEIEKVRESAALQNKMKQHISDSLGGEFLLGTRSEKFKKALQTAEKAAKSNITILLLGESGVGKEVFAKYIHSCSERKDKPFIAVNCCAFSESLLESELFGHEKGAFTGASDSRKGRFEAADKGTLFLDEIGDVSLDIQVKLLRVLETRRIEKIGSNVPAPVDFRLICATNKDLQQEMVEGRIREDFFYRISSIVITIPPLRERREDLPDLIEFFLGKAQLEMGKEITSVQKEVMSFLLSYDYPGNIRELRNILNRLVVLSENGVLRASDLPNVENQADVLCEYDVRPLRDIRRDFESEYIERVLEVCGNNVSKAAKLLDISRRQLTKKIAEFGLREASQPSEMVD; encoded by the coding sequence ATGAAATCGGACTCAAGCTTCAGAATACTAATAGTTGATGATGAAGATGAATACAGAGACATACTAAAAAGAATACTGGAAATCAATGCATACGATGCTGACACCGCGGTCAGTGGCCAGGATGCACTTGTAAAGATAAAAAAAGATGAGTACGATCTTGTGCTTAGCGATCTAATAATGCCGGGAATGGACGGTGTGGAGTTGCTAGGCGAAATAAAAAAAATAAAAAAGGACATCGAGGTGATACTTGTCACGGGCTATGGCAGCATCGAGAATGCAGTCGAAGCCATGAGGAAGGGAGCCTTTTCATACTTTGTAAAAGGGAATGCTCCTGAGGAGCTGCTCGGCGAAATCGAAAAGGTTCGTGAAAGCGCGGCGCTGCAAAACAAGATGAAGCAGCATATCAGCGATAGCCTGGGCGGAGAGTTCCTACTTGGCACAAGGAGCGAGAAGTTCAAAAAGGCACTTCAGACCGCAGAAAAGGCCGCAAAGAGTAATATTACAATACTGCTTCTGGGAGAGTCTGGTGTTGGTAAGGAGGTATTTGCAAAATATATTCATAGCTGCAGCGAAAGAAAGGATAAGCCTTTTATAGCTGTAAACTGCTGTGCATTTTCGGAAAGCCTTCTGGAATCAGAGCTCTTTGGACATGAGAAAGGTGCCTTTACCGGGGCCTCGGACTCCAGAAAGGGAAGATTCGAGGCGGCAGACAAGGGCACGCTTTTTCTGGATGAAATAGGTGATGTGTCGCTCGACATACAGGTAAAGCTTCTTAGAGTTCTCGAGACCAGAAGGATAGAAAAGATTGGCAGCAACGTTCCTGCGCCTGTGGATTTCAGGCTCATATGCGCAACTAACAAGGACCTGCAGCAGGAGATGGTCGAAGGAAGAATTAGAGAAGATTTCTTCTACAGAATCAGTTCAATAGTAATTACTATTCCACCGCTTCGGGAGAGGCGGGAGGACCTGCCGGATTTAATAGAATTTTTTCTTGGCAAGGCGCAGCTTGAAATGGGAAAAGAGATAACGTCGGTACAAAAAGAAGTAATGAGCTTCCTGCTTTCATACGATTATCCGGGAAATATACGCGAGCTGAGAAACATATTAAACAGGCTTGTAGTGCTTTCTGAAAATGGGGTTCTCAGGGCGAGCGACCTTCCAAATGTTGAAAATCAGGCGGATGTGCTCTGCGAATACGACGTCAGGCCGCTTAGGGATATACGGCGCGATTTCGAATCGGAATATATCGAAAGAGTGCTCGAGGTCTGCGGCAACAATGTGTCAAAGGCGGCAAAGCTGCTCGACATAAGCAGGAGGCAACTGACCAAAAAAATAGCTGAATTCGGCTTGAGGGAAGCTTCACAGCCTTCCGAAATGGTTGACTAG